One Mixta gaviniae genomic window carries:
- the hofC gene encoding protein transport protein HofC, whose translation MANHRLWRWQAMDQQGELLEGCWLLENEPALMAKMAELGYMPLSCKAGKYYRARDWKTRQKIALMHQLATLLKAGLTLSAGLGLLSEGEPHPGWRALLLALQDDVAQGTPFSAALAKWPGIFPPLYGALMKVGELTGQLDRCCAQLAGQQERQMRLQRKVAAALRYPLFILLVALTVSIGMLLLVLPEFVAIYQTFNAPLPAFTAAVLALSASLQQLFAPLALCAAALVGVWRWRRKRWPAWQRSEQRFLLRLPLFARLWRGSLLSQIFATLTLTQQAGLPLLQGLQAVEETLAPLLWREAMRQLQKQIAEGTPLHQAIADSALFTSLCRQLIKTGEEAGALDVLLARLAQWHESQTHELADTLATTLEPVMMLVTGAIVGTLVVAMYLPIFNLGGVMN comes from the coding sequence ATGGCTAACCACCGTCTCTGGCGCTGGCAGGCGATGGATCAACAGGGGGAGCTGCTTGAGGGATGCTGGCTGCTGGAAAATGAGCCTGCCCTCATGGCTAAAATGGCGGAACTGGGCTATATGCCGCTTTCCTGCAAAGCGGGAAAGTACTACCGCGCCCGCGACTGGAAAACGCGCCAGAAAATCGCACTGATGCATCAGCTGGCAACGCTGTTAAAAGCTGGCCTGACCTTATCCGCCGGGCTGGGGCTGCTCAGCGAAGGCGAACCTCATCCTGGCTGGCGCGCCCTGCTGCTGGCGCTGCAGGATGATGTCGCACAGGGTACGCCTTTTTCCGCCGCGCTGGCGAAGTGGCCAGGAATATTCCCTCCGCTCTACGGCGCGCTGATGAAGGTCGGCGAGCTGACCGGCCAGCTCGATCGCTGCTGCGCGCAGCTGGCAGGCCAGCAGGAGCGGCAGATGCGGCTGCAGAGAAAGGTGGCCGCCGCGCTGCGCTACCCACTGTTTATCTTACTGGTGGCGCTGACGGTTTCCATCGGCATGCTTCTGCTGGTGCTGCCGGAGTTCGTCGCCATCTACCAGACATTTAACGCGCCGCTGCCTGCGTTTACCGCCGCCGTGCTGGCGCTGTCAGCCAGCCTGCAGCAGCTGTTCGCGCCGCTGGCGCTCTGCGCGGCGGCGCTGGTCGGCGTCTGGCGCTGGCGGCGCAAGCGCTGGCCCGCATGGCAGCGAAGCGAACAGCGATTTTTGCTGCGGCTACCGCTGTTTGCGCGGCTGTGGCGCGGCAGCCTGCTCAGCCAGATATTCGCCACCCTAACCCTGACGCAGCAGGCGGGCCTGCCGCTGCTGCAGGGGCTGCAGGCGGTAGAAGAGACGTTAGCGCCGCTGTTGTGGCGCGAGGCGATGCGGCAGTTGCAGAAACAGATTGCAGAGGGAACGCCGCTGCATCAGGCGATCGCCGACAGCGCACTGTTTACTTCCCTGTGCCGGCAGCTGATAAAAACGGGAGAGGAAGCGGGCGCGCTGGATGTGTTGCTGGCGCGCCTGGCGCAGTGGCATGAGAGCCAGACGCATGAGCTGGCGGATACGCTGGCGACTACGCTGGAGCCGGTAATGATGCTGGTTACCGGCGCCATTGTCGGCACGCTGGTGGTCGCCATGTATCTGCCCATTTTTAATCTGGGCGGGGTAATGAATTAG
- the mutT gene encoding 8-oxo-dGTP diphosphatase MutT encodes MKHLQVAVGIIRNAKQEIFLTRRPAESHMANMWEFPGGKIEVGETPEQALKRELLEETGIVVMAATAFGNADHTYDDLRVTLHFFMVEQWQGDPWGKEGQPQRWVPQRELVADEFPPANHQLVARLLAEARP; translated from the coding sequence ATGAAACACCTTCAGGTTGCTGTGGGCATCATCCGTAATGCTAAGCAGGAAATCTTTCTGACGCGCCGTCCGGCCGAATCGCATATGGCGAATATGTGGGAGTTTCCGGGCGGGAAAATCGAAGTGGGCGAAACGCCGGAGCAGGCGCTAAAGCGCGAGCTGCTGGAAGAAACCGGGATTGTCGTGATGGCGGCGACCGCGTTCGGCAATGCCGATCACACCTATGACGATTTGCGCGTCACACTGCACTTCTTCATGGTAGAGCAGTGGCAGGGCGATCCCTGGGGGAAAGAGGGTCAGCCGCAGCGCTGGGTGCCTCAGCGCGAGCTGGTCGCCGATGAGTTCCCGCCGGCCAACCATCAGCTGGTGGCGCGCCTGTTGGCGGAAGCGCGCCCGTAG
- the yacG gene encoding DNA gyrase inhibitor YacG, translating into MRKDVTKVACPTCGRAVIWGEQSPFRPFCSKRCQLIDLGEWAAEEKRIPSSNDLSDSDDWSEEEIPRH; encoded by the coding sequence ATGCGTAAAGATGTCACGAAGGTCGCCTGCCCAACCTGCGGCAGAGCAGTAATCTGGGGCGAGCAGAGCCCGTTTCGCCCGTTTTGCAGCAAGCGCTGCCAGCTGATCGATTTGGGAGAGTGGGCCGCTGAGGAAAAACGCATCCCCAGCAGCAACGATCTTTCTGACAGCGATGACTGGAGCGAGGAAGAGATCCCGCGTCACTGA
- the zapD gene encoding cell division protein ZapD: MSKIVLFEHPLNEKMRTWLRIEFLLQQLQACANITDYLTALTFFRNISDLLDVFERGELRTEMLKELERQQQKLLAWCDVPGVDTERVEALRQQLKSRAGELMAAPRIGQSLREDRLIALVRQRLSIPGGCCSFDLPTLHVWLHLDQPLRDAQVASWMGSLDPLRQALFMILELVRQSGVFRHQTSLNGFYQDNAEGADLLRLQLALEDNLYPQVSGHKTRYAIRFLPLDSERGEVPARLDFELACC, encoded by the coding sequence ATGAGCAAAATCGTTCTTTTCGAACATCCGTTAAATGAAAAAATGCGTACCTGGCTGCGGATTGAGTTTCTGCTGCAACAGCTGCAGGCCTGCGCCAATATTACCGATTATCTGACGGCCCTGACCTTTTTCCGTAACATCAGCGACCTGCTGGATGTGTTTGAACGCGGCGAGCTGCGCACCGAAATGCTGAAAGAGCTGGAGCGGCAGCAGCAAAAACTGCTGGCCTGGTGCGACGTGCCCGGCGTTGATACCGAGCGTGTGGAGGCGCTGCGTCAACAGCTCAAAAGCCGCGCCGGCGAACTGATGGCGGCGCCGCGCATCGGCCAGTCGCTGCGCGAAGACCGCCTGATTGCGCTGGTGCGTCAGCGTCTGAGCATTCCCGGCGGCTGCTGTAGTTTTGATTTGCCGACGCTACATGTCTGGCTGCATCTCGATCAGCCGCTACGCGATGCGCAGGTTGCCAGCTGGATGGGCTCGCTCGATCCGCTGCGTCAGGCGCTGTTTATGATTCTGGAACTGGTCCGTCAGTCCGGCGTTTTTCGTCATCAAACCAGCCTTAACGGTTTTTACCAGGACAATGCTGAAGGCGCCGACCTGCTGCGCCTGCAGCTGGCGCTGGAGGATAATCTTTATCCGCAGGTATCGGGCCACAAAACCCGTTATGCGATCCGTTTTCTGCCGCTGGATAGCGAGCGTGGCGAAGTGCCGGCACGTCTCGATTTCGAGCTGGCCTGTTGTTAG
- a CDS encoding GMP reductase yields the protein MRIEEDLKLGFKDVLIRPKRSTLKSRSQVELSRQFTFKHSGIAWSGVPIIAANMDTVGTFRMAEVLASFDILTAVHKHYSVEDWRAFVQRVPEQVLQHVMVSTGTSDADFDKLKAVLALSPALNFICIDVANGYSEHFVDFLQRAREACPGKTICAGNVVTGEMVEELILSGADIVKVGIGPGSVCTTRVKTGVGYPQLSAVIECADAAHGLGGQIVSDGGCSVPGDVAKAFGGGADFVMLGGMLAAHDECEGHIVEENGEKFMLFYGMSSESAMKRHVGGVAQYRAAEGKTVKLPLRGPVDATARDILGGLRSACTYVGAERLKELTKRTTFIRVAEQENRVFNR from the coding sequence ATGCGTATTGAAGAAGATTTAAAACTGGGTTTCAAAGATGTTTTAATCCGCCCAAAACGTTCTACATTGAAAAGCCGCTCACAGGTAGAACTGAGCCGTCAGTTTACTTTCAAACACTCCGGCATCGCCTGGTCTGGCGTCCCGATCATTGCCGCTAACATGGATACCGTGGGCACCTTCCGCATGGCGGAAGTGCTGGCCAGCTTCGATATTCTTACTGCGGTGCATAAGCATTACAGCGTTGAGGACTGGCGCGCCTTTGTCCAGCGCGTGCCGGAGCAGGTGCTGCAGCATGTTATGGTTTCTACCGGCACCTCTGACGCCGATTTCGATAAGTTGAAAGCAGTGCTGGCGCTCTCGCCCGCGCTGAACTTTATCTGTATCGACGTGGCGAATGGCTACTCAGAGCATTTCGTTGATTTTCTGCAGCGCGCGCGTGAAGCCTGCCCGGGTAAAACCATCTGTGCGGGCAATGTCGTCACCGGCGAAATGGTGGAGGAGCTGATCCTCTCCGGCGCCGATATCGTCAAGGTAGGGATTGGGCCCGGCTCGGTTTGCACCACGCGGGTAAAAACCGGGGTAGGTTATCCCCAGCTTTCAGCGGTGATTGAGTGCGCTGATGCCGCACACGGCCTGGGCGGGCAGATCGTCAGCGACGGCGGCTGTTCGGTGCCGGGCGATGTCGCCAAGGCGTTCGGCGGCGGCGCGGACTTTGTGATGCTTGGCGGCATGCTGGCCGCGCATGACGAATGTGAAGGCCATATTGTGGAGGAGAACGGCGAGAAGTTTATGCTGTTCTACGGTATGAGTTCCGAATCGGCGATGAAGCGCCACGTCGGCGGCGTCGCGCAATACCGCGCGGCTGAAGGCAAGACCGTTAAGCTACCGCTGCGTGGCCCGGTAGACGCCACGGCGCGCGATATCCTTGGCGGCCTGCGTTCCGCCTGCACCTACGTAGGTGCGGAACGCCTGAAAGAGCTAACCAAACGCACCACCTTTATTCGTGTGGCGGAGCAGGAAAACCGCGTCTTTAATCGCTAA
- a CDS encoding Hcp family type VI secretion system effector, with the protein MKALYLRVDHIAGESQDAHHRAWIDVLSCTWGTLRADAGNAQVNYRNLTVHAFADKAVPAMLLYASNGNKIRKIELSACKAGFGAIEYYRITLENVFVAQALLNDDGDMTTVEYEFQADCVKMQYWEQTAKGGKGAETRYGWDIKNHRSVF; encoded by the coding sequence ATGAAGGCGCTTTATCTCAGAGTGGACCACATAGCTGGCGAATCGCAGGATGCGCACCACCGCGCATGGATTGACGTTCTCTCTTGTACCTGGGGGACTCTGCGCGCTGACGCGGGCAACGCGCAGGTAAACTATCGCAATCTGACGGTACATGCGTTTGCCGACAAGGCGGTGCCCGCGATGCTGCTTTACGCCTCGAACGGCAACAAAATACGTAAAATAGAACTTTCAGCCTGCAAAGCCGGCTTCGGTGCGATCGAATATTACCGTATTACGCTGGAAAATGTGTTTGTCGCGCAGGCGCTGTTGAATGACGACGGCGATATGACCACCGTAGAATATGAGTTTCAGGCTGACTGCGTGAAGATGCAATACTGGGAACAAACGGCGAAAGGCGGGAAGGGCGCAGAAACGCGCTACGGCTGGGATATTAAAAACCACCGCTCCGTTTTTTGA
- the gspE gene encoding type II secretion system protein GspE, with amino-acid sequence MSGADLRLQEICHQYQALLIGEDDATITVAVAGAPSSAMLEALQFTGQRQVSVERWPQARLEQQRDAPAPSNEALQPSAPVAALVERLLLQAFQRRASDIHIEPCAEGMRVRLRIDGVMQPLQAITEAQQAPLLARLKILAHLDIAERRLPQDGQFSISMQGEEIAFRLATLPLLNGEKAAIRLLQGASQALSLAQLGMPPAALDVFRRALAQPQGLILVTGPTGSGKTCTLYSGLSHLNQPGKNLCSVEDPVEIPLDGVNQTQINPRAGLDFQRVLRALLRQDPDVIMLGEIRDGESAEIAVKAAQTGHLVLSTLHTNAPIETLTRLRQMGIPGYLLASALRLVIAQRLVRRLCPRCRAPADNIEGLPAHLWSGSLQNWQAAGCDHCFSGYYGRLALFELLPVTSELQAAIAANAGSETLKALAQRSGLNSLLAEGLRAVNRGDTSLAEVYRVVGVEHG; translated from the coding sequence ATGAGCGGCGCTGATCTGCGTCTGCAGGAAATCTGCCATCAGTATCAGGCGCTGCTGATCGGTGAAGATGACGCAACGATTACGGTGGCGGTTGCCGGCGCGCCCTCCTCTGCGATGCTGGAGGCGCTGCAGTTTACCGGTCAGCGTCAGGTCTCGGTAGAGCGATGGCCGCAGGCGCGGCTTGAGCAGCAGCGCGACGCGCCTGCGCCATCCAATGAGGCGCTGCAGCCCTCCGCCCCGGTGGCCGCCCTGGTGGAGCGGCTGCTGCTGCAGGCGTTTCAGCGACGCGCCTCCGATATCCATATCGAACCCTGCGCGGAGGGCATGCGCGTGCGGCTGCGCATTGACGGCGTAATGCAGCCGCTGCAGGCCATCACCGAGGCGCAGCAGGCGCCGCTGCTGGCGCGCCTCAAGATCCTCGCTCATCTGGATATCGCCGAGCGCCGCCTGCCGCAGGATGGGCAGTTCAGCATCAGCATGCAGGGCGAGGAGATTGCCTTTCGCCTTGCGACCCTGCCGCTTCTCAACGGCGAAAAGGCGGCGATCCGTTTGCTGCAGGGCGCGTCGCAGGCGCTGTCATTGGCGCAGTTGGGCATGCCGCCCGCCGCGCTTGACGTTTTTCGCCGTGCGCTGGCTCAGCCGCAGGGGCTGATCCTGGTGACCGGCCCAACCGGCAGCGGCAAGACCTGTACGCTCTATAGCGGCCTGAGCCACCTTAACCAGCCCGGAAAAAATTTGTGCAGCGTTGAGGATCCGGTGGAAATTCCGCTGGACGGCGTTAATCAAACGCAAATCAACCCGCGCGCCGGACTGGATTTTCAGCGCGTGCTGCGCGCCCTGCTGCGCCAGGATCCGGATGTGATCATGCTGGGCGAAATTCGTGACGGCGAAAGTGCGGAAATCGCCGTCAAAGCGGCGCAGACCGGTCACCTGGTGCTTTCCACTCTGCATACCAACGCCCCTATCGAGACGCTGACGCGCCTTAGGCAGATGGGCATTCCAGGCTATCTGCTCGCGTCCGCGCTGCGGCTGGTGATTGCGCAGCGGCTGGTGCGGCGGCTTTGTCCACGCTGCCGCGCCCCTGCGGATAACATTGAGGGCCTGCCCGCCCATCTCTGGTCGGGCAGCCTGCAGAACTGGCAGGCTGCCGGCTGCGATCACTGCTTTTCCGGTTACTACGGTCGGCTGGCGCTGTTTGAGCTGTTGCCGGTCACCAGCGAGCTGCAGGCGGCTATTGCGGCGAACGCCGGCAGCGAGACGTTAAAGGCGCTGGCGCAGCGGTCCGGTCTGAACAGCCTGCTGGCGGAAGGGCTGCGGGCAGTTAACCGCGGCGACACCTCACTGGCGGAAGTGTACCGCGTGGTCGGCGTTGAACATGGCTAA
- the coaE gene encoding dephospho-CoA kinase (Dephospho-CoA kinase (CoaE) performs the final step in coenzyme A biosynthesis.): MPYTVALTGGIGSGKSTVAHAFAQYGVDIIDADVIARQVVEPGQPALAAIAARFGRPILQADGALNRAALRQTIFNAPAEKAWLNQLLHPLIHAETRRQIAASRSAWCLWVVPLLVENHLEKLADRVLVVDVDPAVQIERTIARDRITREQAEKIIAAQATREARLAVADDIIENSGRPEAVAPLVAELHQRYLALAKATKQD; encoded by the coding sequence ATGCCTTACACCGTTGCGCTGACCGGCGGGATCGGCAGTGGAAAAAGCACCGTTGCCCATGCTTTCGCCCAGTATGGCGTGGATATTATTGATGCCGACGTGATTGCGCGTCAGGTGGTGGAGCCGGGGCAGCCTGCGCTGGCAGCGATCGCGGCGCGCTTTGGCCGCCCGATACTTCAGGCGGACGGCGCCCTGAATCGCGCGGCGCTGCGCCAGACAATTTTCAACGCGCCAGCGGAAAAAGCCTGGCTCAATCAGCTGCTGCACCCGCTGATCCATGCGGAGACGCGGCGGCAGATTGCGGCGTCCCGCTCTGCCTGGTGCTTATGGGTGGTGCCGCTGCTGGTGGAAAATCATCTGGAAAAACTGGCCGATCGGGTGCTGGTAGTGGATGTCGATCCTGCGGTTCAGATTGAGCGCACCATCGCCCGCGATCGCATCACGCGCGAACAGGCCGAAAAAATTATTGCCGCCCAGGCGACGCGCGAGGCGCGACTTGCCGTAGCGGATGACATTATTGAAAACAGCGGCCGCCCCGAAGCGGTGGCGCCGCTGGTCGCCGAACTGCATCAGCGCTATCTGGCGCTGGCCAAAGCGACAAAACAGGATTAA
- the ppdD gene encoding prepilin peptidase-dependent pilin: MKQRGFTLIELMIVIGIVAILSAIGMPAYQSYLQKAALTDMLQTMLPYKTAVELCAVEHGATAGCSAGSNGVPAAKGSRYVASLSVASGAIVLTGQESLNGLTVTLTPQWQSNEGQMSWQRSCDSANAALQDACRAVFRFDDGGMTP, translated from the coding sequence ATGAAACAACGAGGTTTTACGCTAATTGAGCTGATGATCGTGATTGGCATCGTGGCGATACTCAGCGCTATCGGCATGCCCGCCTATCAGAGCTACCTGCAAAAAGCCGCCCTGACCGATATGCTGCAAACCATGCTGCCTTACAAAACGGCGGTCGAACTGTGCGCGGTGGAACATGGCGCCACCGCAGGCTGCAGCGCGGGCAGCAATGGCGTGCCTGCAGCAAAAGGATCGCGTTATGTGGCTTCGCTTAGCGTGGCGTCAGGCGCGATCGTCCTCACCGGTCAGGAGAGCCTCAACGGTCTGACGGTCACCCTTACCCCGCAGTGGCAAAGCAATGAGGGGCAGATGAGCTGGCAACGCAGCTGCGACAGCGCCAACGCCGCTTTGCAGGATGCCTGCCGCGCGGTGTTTCGCTTCGATGATGGCGGGATGACACCATGA